The genomic DNA TAAAAAATGTTCTCTTTTAAAAGCAACTGCTTCAATCTGCAGTGTGGGCTCAATATTATATTGAGGTTAGATATTTAAGACGTTCAAGAAGTATTTTTCAAAAGATTTGGTGAGACATTCTCCAAACAGATACAAGATATCACCACTGTGGCTACAAATggttcatttcctgcatttaaCATAAACCCTATGAAGTATTAATCATGTATTAATTTAAAGACTTGCTGTTACCACATCTAAAGATCTATTTATGTGCAAGGGTCTTTGTGTTACATGGGATTATCTGTTATTTAAGACTTCACTCTTTATTCTACATGAGATTAACCTGGTTTTGCATTAACAGGCTTTTCATTACATGTCCTCAAAGGTGATTTGTATAGATACTGTATACATTTGGCACTTTTtctacacattacatttcatgaTGTAGTCTATTAATGAGATTCCTTGAAATGTAGCTCCTTGCAGATCTTGAAAACAACAAGATGTTCTCTGATGACCTGGAATGCCAAAAGCTGCTGATGGAGGCCATGAAGTACCATCTCCTGCCTGAGAGACGTCCCATGTTTCAGAGCCCAAGAACCAAACCTAGAAAGTCCACTGTGGGCGCACTTTATGCTGTAGGAGGGATGGATGCTACCAAAGGTGTGGCCCGTACGCAGTAGTTATAAATGCACAGTAACGCAGTTTATTTaaattgttaatatttgttgtgGTTTTAGGCTCCACCACCATTGAGAAGTATGACCTGCGGACTAACACTTGGGTCCAGGTTGGAGTCATGAACGGACGCCGGCTCCAGTTTGGTGTCGCAGTTATAGACAACAAGCTGTATGTGGTCGGAGGGAGAGATGGACTCAAGACGTCCAATATGGTGGAGTGCTACAATCCGATCAATAAAGTGTGGTCCACCATGCCCCCCAtgtcaacacacagacatggacTTGGTGAGTGTGTTTCATTAAAAAGAAAGTAACACACTGATAGATAATCTCATAATTTGGGCATAAAAACATTGCTTTGCTTTTGCCAGTGAATCACATAAGAACCACCCTGCCATTCCTAAATACATAGtcacatctaaaaaaaaaaatgttaaacttACAAACGTAATGTGGACACTCTCGAGCAGCTAATATgtcagtagggctgcaactaacgatcgCATAGTCTtccaattattttctcaattcaCCAATTAATAGttttgatgaagatgtaactatGCATCGAAACGTTAgccactgttatgcaccttaagaaataaaatcatcaagtagaagacatccgtgttgcaccggcaattcTTTGCTATTTATAATAGTTTTGTCTATTAGTTCAATATCATGTATAACATAGAAAATCATCAAATCCTCCCATTTCAGAAACTAGGATTAGTGTATATTTGGTATTTTTGATTGATAAATGATTAACTGATCACTAATTCATTGATTAATCGACTCTACTCTTTTCAGCTCTATATGTCATCAAGAAAATGATTGTAAAGTTCTCAATCTTTCTCTTTCCACATTTGATATGTGATATTTTAGTTCcttcttattttattattatgcttTCAGAGGATGTTGACcataaaaacacaattcttTCAACTGTTTCAAGGTTTGAGGTTTTAGCTCGGTCAGGCTACCTGATGTTATGAAACACTAAAAACTGCAGGATGCATGCTCAGGAGGGTCACAGCTGgtgtgctgtaaaaaaaaaaaaaaaaattatacatttctttttaagatAGATCTTTGATATTTTCCCATTTCCCTATCAAAGCTTGGCAGGCTGTTTTGGCCCTGCGCTTCCTTACCCTTCCCTGCCCAACAAATCTCATATCAGAAGCGTTTTGATTCACAGTTGAAACAGGTCTGGGTAACAGAACAGGGAGATCTTGTCAAAGCATTCAGCTTGCTCACCCAGTGTGGTCGGAGGTATCAGTCAGCCCAGGAGATCACACTGTACAGATttcttgtgttgactttgatcTTTCCCATAGCAAATATCTCTTGCTGCTTTGCTTGTGGCGTGCATATTTTGagtctgaatatatttgagCTTAGTGTCTACCAACATCCCTGCCCAACCATTTCCTGCTGTGTGCATTATGGGTAAGGACAAGAaaaagtatttcttttttattccaaAGCCACCAGTCGGTAATAAAAGGAAGTCTCACTGCGAGAATAGTTTCTGTCTGACAGTGTTTATGTTATTCGAGGTTCTGTGAATGTGGTTTTGCCCTCATGTTCCCTCCAAATAATTGAACTCTCACCAAAGGAAATAAGAATGGTAATATAAAAATCCATTGTGTTAAAACATCTTTTTGCAATGTTGCGGGGGAAACTGTTTTCCTCTGTGACTTGGGAATGAGGAATAACAATGCATTTTTATAGTCTTCCTGCTTTCTGCATAGATTTGGTCAGCCGTATCACTCACTCTGCCCAGTTCTGAAATAATAAATGTACCCCTGCCTCAGCTCTCTCTAAGAACTGTTGAAAGAAAACAAGAGCTTGATTTGGAAATGTCATTTTGTTTCAATGATTATCCACGATCACcatatacaaatacacatattaGTACACAAGTAGGAAGCACACATTCTTCTAGGTATCATTAATCATCTAATGGGacaatttttcttttctttttcttttacaaaacaGCAAGCCTATTTTGAGTAACATGCATCTCTTGTTTCCATCTGTGTAGGTATTGCTGTGCTGGAGGGCCCCATGTATGCTGTGGGAGGCCACGACGGCTGGAGCTACCTCAACACAGTGGAGCGCTGGGACCCGCAGGCCAGACAGTGGAACTACGTGGCCAGTATGTCGACTCCACGGAGCACCATGGGGGTCACAGCGCTTAATGGAAAGTAAGTTGCTTTATCGAACCTACTGACATTTTAATGCTAAAAATGTGCAACCTTGCACTTTTAGGCAAAGTATATTGTTATCTTTCTGCTACTTTGAAATATCATGAGGTCGAGGTCACTGGCATCTGTAAAGCCACAACAGACACTAAGGAGACAGAAGAGTATGAGCAGTtaatagtaaaaaataaaaggaatgcCAGTGTTGGTGCATGATTTTGAAAGGGCCCCCTCTGTATCAAATATTagtttgctttttaaaagctaTAAAGCATGCATTTTTGTGCATGTCTATTACAAAATCACCTTGTTTATAGAGTTGAAATCTAAGTATGGACATCATGCCCATGTCTTCTTTTAATAAGATATGCTATTTGTTgtgcaaaaataataataataagaaaaatagaGTAAAGTAGAGATTATGTTTATGTCCACCATTAAATATTCTGAAAGTTGAAATTTGCAGACTGTACtgaaatgaatacaaaataaattcaaaaatgTGCTTTGGAAAATGGTCAGCAGTAATGTAACACATGACATGGAATAGAGCATGCAATAACAGACATGGCTATGTAACTCAAAATGCAGTGGTTCAGGTAAAGCTGAAGTGCAGTAATAGTTTGACATTAAAAATTATACTTCTTGAATGCAGAATCGACCTTTGTGGTAGTCAACAGCTCAGAGCAAAGGCTGTTCTGATCAGTGTGGTAATTTATACAGTGTAATCTAGACTCTATTAAGCAAAACAcgttgtgtatttgtatgtattaAATGCCTAACAACACTATTTGAAAGTAAATTAAGCAAAGAACAGACCAACTCTCAGCCTAatttaaatatgtttgtgtgccagaggaggaaagagactGCTGCTCGGCTACATCCAGTATTCAGTGTTAAAGTCGATGCTGAGTTATTATTGCATCTAGGTCAAAAATAGACAACAAGGAAACTGTTTCCCTAGCCTCTACTTTCTTGCTGTTGGGCCTGTGAGCTACAATCACTTAAAACACTGCTGTGATCTTTCTGGGAGAGAACACTCTCAAGGAAAGGGCATTTGAACAAATGCTATCCATTGCTCACTGCTGCATCGTACAAAATGTGTCACATTTTCACTGTTCTgtcattattttttacaaacatCTGACAACTGATGTGAGCTACTCCCGCCAGATCCACTAGGACTGTATGTACATGTCAGATGTTTGAGATTTTGAAcccattttgtttaatttctcaGATTGTTTGCAGTAGGTGGTCGAGACGGCAGCTCATGTCTGAGGTCGATGGAGTGCTTCGATCCGCACACCAACAAGTGGAGCATGTGTGCACCCATGGCCAAGAGGCGAGGAGGAGTGGGTGTGGCGACGTACAACAACTTCCTGTATGCTGTAGGCGGACACGATGCCCCCGCCTCCAACCACTGTTCTAGACTCTCCGATTGTGTTGAAAGGTCGGTAAACGCTTCTTCTCTGgagaaaatacacaaacacaaaaatgtttCGTAAGTGGTTTTGGATTGCAGTCATGGGTTGGGAGGAGGCTGTAAGAACAAAAGGGAGACAAACTCCCCTTGTTCCCCACCCTGTTCCTGCATTTGGCCACCTCTATGATACTCAATTGAAGAGATCATACTTTCcacacatgtttttatttttacagatcATAGTTTCCacacatggttttattttacaGTATCTGGCTCCATCTGGTGGCCGTAATATCACCCTGACTATGAACCTGAAGTGACTCACAGTACAGCACCTCCAATTCACTGCAAAGAATACCTTCTCCAATTTTTTATTGCAAAGTACGCCATTTTTATGTGCttcctatttattattttgtatgtaaagaaaacattttttgtcaaaGTTTCAAATAATCCATTATTATTTTGTAAGTGGTGGTAATAGAAATAAAACAAGGATTCCCCTACAGATTAGTTTGAATATATGTAACTATTTTTTGTAGGATGGAAACAATTatatatttcagctttatatttTCCACCATTTTTCATTTCAACATCCATTTACTTTCCCAAAAGTTTTCTTAAATAACAGACAGTTAATGTAAACAAATATTCCTTTAGCGCTATCTGAAATCTTTTGTTCTGGGTTCAGTCAGCATGTGACAGCAGTTCAGTGATCTTTAAAACAATGATGTTACTCACATAAAGCATTTTGAATCATTTGTATTGAGCTTGTTATAGTTGTTTAGCTTCCTGTATTGTTAATGTAGTATTCTCCAAGATCAAACAGCGTCATGGCTTTCCGTCATGTAGCTTAATGGAAGCCCATAGGGACGGACTTGATTGTTGATCTAGTTTGATGCATACGTCGTATGGATTCAAAGTATTCAAAATACCCTCAATGTCAAACACTAATGCgaaaactaacttttttttgtgtataacTTGGCTGAAATACAACATGTCACACCTGTGTTGGTTTCTATTGATGGACGTGCTGTGATTGCGTTTAAAACTCAAACTGcgttatataataatatataattaaatacataatttaaaGTATATCTGTGCATACTAAGTCACATATTTGTGAGATCATGGCTGTTTCACATGCTATTATATGGTTTTGTTGGCACTGTAATTGCATCTAGTTTATATCTGTCATATcattattttacttattttgcATAAAACTGAAGCAAAAACTGCATGAGGCCACTTTAAACTAGTAGTACCAAGTATCAGCAAGACATAACTGAATTTCTGAACATGTCAATTACTTCTTTACCTAGAAATCACTGAAAGTAAATCAAGTAATGTGACATAATCTTCCTCATTTTAGCAGCAATTTATGCCTTCACTGATGAGTTCAGCTCTCTGCGGACCCAGCAGCGGCCAGCTGCTGTCCAAGGGACAATTTTTGCTTTTAAGTTTGaatctgtatctctgtgtgtggtgAAAGGAGACATCTGTGATTAAAGAGGGGGGACATAAGGATGTCTCGGTTAGTGGGGATGGGACACTGTTTTCCTCTTGAgattcatgctaattgaatgaattatttttttacaaaaaaatatttttttttcaccatacCGACCATAATGCAAAAACAATCGGAATATTGCAATTACAGGTATGACCCAAAGACGGATACGTGGACCACTGTGTCCTCCCTCAGCGTTCCGCGGGACGCTGTGGGCGTCTGCCTGCTGGGTGACAGGCTTTATGCTGTGGGTGGATACGACGGTCAGTCATATCTGAACACTGTCGAGTCCTACGATGCACAGAACAATGAGTGGACTGAGGTAATCACATCAACCAATCCTTTATCACAGTTACACAACACAGTTtgaataatatattaatattgtttTAGATATAAATAGAAATAGGGAACTTTTGACCTTTTAAAATGGTGAAACTTTTAATGGAATTGTAACTTGTTTTTTGCCAGAACTGGTTACATCTAACATCAGGGTTCCAGTTAACACCCTCTGGGAGCATAAATCTGCTGAAGTCACTCAATCCTATCAATATTTTATAGCTTGCTTTGTCTTTTCTCTGTAACCCTCTTATCTGCATGAAGTAAAAATGGGATTCTTTTTGAAGACAGCCTTAGATGAGAAGCTGCATGTTAACCTCTCTGTCGTCCTGTAGGAGGTCCCTCTCAACATTGGCAGGGCAGGCGCCTGCGTGGTGGTGGTGAAATTGCcttgagcatttt from Perca fluviatilis chromosome 10, GENO_Pfluv_1.0, whole genome shotgun sequence includes the following:
- the klhl4 gene encoding kelch-like protein 4 isoform X2, with the protein product MNTNSSDEFFQATNHAEQTFRKMETYLQHKQLCDVLLIAGDHKIPAHRLVLSAVSDYFAAMFTSDVREAKQEEIKMEGVDPEALRSLVHFAYTGVLELKEETIESLLAAACLLQLSQVIQVCCNFLMKQLHPSNCLGIRSFADAQGCVDLLNVAHNYTMEHFLEVIQNQEFLLLPTAEIVKLLSSDEINVPDEETIFQALMMWVRYDVQHRQQDLGVLLAFIRLPLLPPQLLADLENNKMFSDDLECQKLLMEAMKYHLLPERRPMFQSPRTKPRKSTVGALYAVGGMDATKGSTTIEKYDLRTNTWVQVGVMNGRRLQFGVAVIDNKLYVVGGRDGLKTSNMVECYNPINKVWSTMPPMSTHRHGLGIAVLEGPMYAVGGHDGWSYLNTVERWDPQARQWNYVASMSTPRSTMGVTALNGKLFAVGGRDGSSCLRSMECFDPHTNKWSMCAPMAKRRGGVGVATYNNFLYAVGGHDAPASNHCSRLSDCVERYDPKTDTWTTVSSLSVPRDAVGVCLLGDRLYAVGGYDGQSYLNTVESYDAQNNEWTEEVPLNIGRAGACVVVVKLP